Proteins encoded by one window of bacterium:
- the queF gene encoding NADPH-dependent 7-cyano-7-deazaguanine reductase QueF, with product MSNPSNYENLQTDIRQWPTPAIEVFVNIYPDRDYEIRMTVQEFSCVCPKTGMPDFAELKLTFVPDQLCIELKSFKEYLLAYRNKGIFHENVVNRVLDDIIAAIKPRRARLEGIFNSRGGIQTTVVREYSAV from the coding sequence ATGAGTAATCCTTCAAACTACGAAAATCTCCAGACCGATATCCGCCAATGGCCCACTCCGGCCATTGAGGTCTTTGTCAATATCTACCCCGACCGGGACTATGAGATCCGCATGACCGTCCAGGAGTTCAGTTGCGTCTGTCCGAAAACCGGCATGCCCGATTTTGCCGAACTAAAACTGACCTTCGTCCCTGACCAGCTCTGTATCGAACTCAAGAGCTTTAAGGAATATCTCCTCGCTTACCGCAATAAGGGGATCTTCCACGAAAACGTCGTCAACCGCGTACTCGATGATATCATCGCGGCTATCAAACCGCGACGTGCTCGACTCGAAGGCATCTTCAACTCCCGCGGCGGTATCCAGACTACCGTAGTAAGAGAATATTCCGCTGTATAG
- a CDS encoding NAD(P)-dependent oxidoreductase, protein MSVGFIGLGNLGNAMARCLAAEGTDLLVWNRTRSKAEAIGLPIAENPAEIARGCETIVLNLFDSAAVREVLGSASGPLTGGLRGKTVIDTTTNHFRDVLEFHEMVRSAGGSYLESPVLGSVMPASQGALTILTSGERTAYDKAKSLYEKMGRQLFFLEKPGLASKMKLINNLVLGTFMGVLAEATVLGERAGLAREQVLDILAAGAGNSAVLNAKRQKLLSEDFSPHFSVAAIYKDLRYVGDLLAEMSIESKMRPASEAVFRAASEAGLGAMDLSAVLKSINSKR, encoded by the coding sequence ATGTCAGTCGGATTTATAGGTCTTGGAAATCTTGGGAACGCGATGGCGCGTTGTTTGGCCGCGGAAGGGACTGACCTTCTGGTCTGGAACCGGACACGCTCAAAGGCGGAGGCGATTGGGTTACCGATCGCAGAGAATCCGGCGGAGATAGCCAGGGGATGCGAGACCATTGTTCTCAACCTGTTCGACAGTGCGGCGGTGCGGGAGGTGTTAGGGTCGGCATCGGGACCCCTGACGGGAGGGCTACGCGGTAAAACCGTGATCGATACCACGACGAATCATTTCCGGGACGTGCTTGAGTTCCATGAGATGGTAAGGTCTGCAGGTGGAAGCTATCTGGAATCGCCGGTCCTAGGGTCGGTCATGCCGGCCTCGCAGGGAGCGCTGACTATTCTGACCAGCGGCGAACGCACCGCATACGACAAGGCGAAGTCGCTGTATGAAAAGATGGGGAGACAGCTCTTTTTCCTGGAGAAGCCGGGGCTCGCGAGCAAAATGAAACTGATCAATAATCTGGTTCTAGGCACTTTTATGGGGGTGTTGGCTGAAGCGACAGTATTGGGGGAACGCGCGGGGTTGGCGCGTGAGCAGGTGCTGGATATTCTGGCGGCGGGAGCGGGGAATTCGGCAGTGCTGAATGCGAAGCGTCAGAAGTTATTAAGCGAGGATTTTTCGCCGCATTTTTCGGTGGCGGCGATATATAAGGATCTGAGGTATGTGGGGGATCTGTTGGCGGAGATGTCAATTGAGAGCAAAATGAGGCCAGCCTCGGAAGCAGTTTTTCGAGCCGCTTCCGAAGCAGGGTTGGGTGCGATGGATCTTTCCGCGGTGCTCAAGTCGATCAATTCGAAACGCTAA
- a CDS encoding NAD-dependent malic enzyme codes for MNRFEMRVDPLTHEVYYSVPLKGYALMHDPLLNKGHAFTEDERVEFDLEGLLPDPVGSLHDQVTRDYEIYKNKDTDLGRYIGLMALQNRNETVFYSLLLEHIEEMLPIVYTPTVGHACLKLSHMTRQYRGLYVTQENVNGIEHMLGNVGLPNISLIVVTDGERILGLGDLGSDGMGIPVGKIALYVAAAGIHPASTLPVCLDVGTNNERLLNDPLYLGVRKPRLTGDAYYEVVERFVQGVKRSFPNALLQWEDFGKQHAFSLLETYKHRILSFNDDIQGTGATAASAYRTALKVAGKKASEQKIAILGFGQAGNGVANAICYMMSMEEGIPLAECRKRVFALDMPGLMLEGMPAEAYQKDYLQPRSVIADWPIPKDRSATLAEVVKHAGITTLIGLSAQPGAFTEVILTQVGQNTDRPIVFCLSNPTSKCEAKAEDILRATDGRALIATGSPFGPCTLPNGKQVKISQCNNLYVFPGTGLGSIICQASRVSPTMFQAASRAISDMVTPEQIKNGELLPPLTDIRKVSFQVALAVAKQAREEGIGMRVTDDRLASLIYAAMWEPHYYPYRFQHSR; via the coding sequence ATGAATCGTTTCGAAATGAGAGTCGACCCCCTGACACATGAGGTTTACTATTCGGTCCCGCTGAAGGGATACGCCCTCATGCATGACCCTTTGTTGAATAAAGGGCACGCCTTTACCGAGGATGAACGAGTTGAGTTTGATCTGGAGGGATTACTTCCCGACCCGGTTGGATCGTTACATGACCAGGTAACGCGTGATTATGAGATCTACAAAAACAAAGATACGGACCTTGGGCGGTATATCGGCCTGATGGCGTTGCAGAACCGGAATGAGACGGTTTTTTATTCGCTGTTGCTCGAGCATATCGAAGAGATGTTGCCGATCGTCTATACGCCGACAGTCGGGCATGCCTGTCTGAAGCTTTCACATATGACGCGGCAGTATCGCGGGCTATATGTGACGCAGGAGAATGTGAACGGCATCGAGCATATGCTTGGCAATGTCGGTCTGCCGAATATCTCGCTGATAGTCGTGACGGACGGCGAGCGGATCCTGGGATTGGGGGATCTTGGCTCGGATGGGATGGGGATACCGGTTGGGAAGATCGCGCTGTATGTAGCGGCGGCGGGAATCCACCCGGCCTCGACATTGCCGGTCTGCCTGGATGTTGGGACAAACAACGAGCGGCTGTTGAATGACCCGCTCTATTTAGGTGTGCGGAAGCCGCGACTGACCGGCGATGCGTACTACGAAGTAGTCGAGCGGTTTGTGCAGGGGGTGAAGCGGTCATTCCCGAACGCATTGTTGCAGTGGGAAGATTTTGGCAAGCAACATGCGTTCTCCCTGCTGGAAACATACAAACATCGCATTCTCAGTTTTAACGATGATATCCAGGGAACGGGGGCGACGGCGGCCTCGGCTTATCGGACAGCATTGAAGGTAGCCGGCAAAAAGGCATCCGAACAGAAGATCGCGATCCTTGGTTTTGGACAGGCGGGTAATGGGGTGGCCAATGCGATCTGCTACATGATGTCGATGGAAGAAGGGATCCCGCTGGCTGAATGCCGGAAGCGGGTTTTTGCGCTCGATATGCCGGGTTTGATGCTTGAAGGGATGCCGGCGGAAGCGTATCAGAAAGATTACCTGCAGCCACGATCGGTGATCGCGGACTGGCCGATCCCGAAAGATCGGTCGGCGACTCTTGCCGAAGTGGTGAAGCATGCCGGGATAACGACCCTGATCGGCCTGTCGGCGCAACCGGGAGCATTCACCGAAGTGATACTCACCCAGGTGGGGCAGAACACCGATCGGCCGATCGTGTTCTGTCTTTCCAATCCGACCTCGAAATGCGAGGCGAAAGCGGAAGATATTCTTCGGGCTACTGACGGACGGGCGCTGATAGCCACGGGAAGCCCCTTCGGGCCATGCACACTTCCGAATGGAAAACAGGTGAAGATATCGCAGTGCAACAACCTGTATGTCTTCCCGGGAACTGGATTGGGTTCGATCATCTGTCAGGCGAGCCGGGTCTCTCCTACCATGTTCCAGGCGGCCAGCCGGGCGATCTCCGATATGGTGACGCCGGAACAGATCAAAAACGGCGAGCTGTTGCCGCCGCTCACCGATATTCGGAAAGTCTCTTTCCAGGTGGCGCTGGCTGTTGCGAAGCAGGCACGCGAGGAAGGGATCGGGATGCGGGTGACGGATGACCGGTTGGCATCGCTGATCTATGCGGCGATGTGGGAGCCGCACTACTATCCGTATCGGTTTCAGCACTCAAGATAA
- a CDS encoding phosphomannomutase/phosphoglucomutase has translation MSVNPSIFKAYDIRGVVPDQLNGDIAYMIGGALANFLKPKSIAVGRDMRVSSDHLFDYLARGLNDSGVDVIDLGLVSTDGLYFAVGKFGYEGGVMITASHNPKQYNGFKICRVNAEPLSGDDGLSQMLKMIQTDTWLTKAPNRGSIIRKDISEAYAEHCLSFIDVKKIKPFHIVIDAGNGMAGATLGPVLEKLPIKVTKLFFELDGNFPNHPASPIELENLVDLQQKINETNADFGVAFDGDADRMFLVDKFGRQLGGDMTTALVSKSLLQKHPGETILYNLICSHAVPEMVTKMGGTAIKTKVGHAIIKPLMKKYNAIFGGEHSGHFYFRDNWFADSGLIAMLVCLELISVEDRLLHDMVKEIDPYVRSGEINSRVDSIPEKIEQIKQAFAKGKQETIDGLTVEFPTYWFNLRASNTEPLIRLNVEANDRHILEDKTAEILSIIRS, from the coding sequence ATGTCCGTCAATCCGTCTATTTTCAAAGCCTATGATATCCGTGGCGTTGTCCCTGATCAACTGAACGGCGATATCGCCTACATGATCGGCGGCGCGCTCGCCAATTTCCTCAAACCCAAATCAATCGCCGTCGGCCGCGACATGCGCGTCTCTTCCGACCATCTCTTTGACTACCTCGCCCGCGGTCTAAATGACAGCGGCGTCGATGTCATCGACCTCGGTCTTGTCTCCACCGATGGTCTCTATTTTGCCGTCGGAAAATTCGGCTACGAAGGCGGCGTGATGATCACCGCCAGTCACAATCCAAAACAGTACAACGGCTTCAAGATCTGCCGCGTCAATGCCGAACCGCTTTCCGGCGATGATGGCCTCTCCCAGATGCTCAAGATGATTCAGACCGATACCTGGCTGACCAAGGCCCCCAATCGCGGCTCGATCATTCGCAAGGATATCAGCGAAGCCTACGCGGAGCATTGTCTCTCGTTTATCGATGTCAAAAAGATCAAACCGTTCCATATCGTTATTGATGCCGGCAACGGCATGGCTGGCGCCACTCTCGGCCCGGTTCTCGAAAAACTCCCCATCAAAGTCACCAAGCTCTTTTTCGAACTCGATGGCAACTTCCCGAACCACCCTGCTTCGCCGATCGAACTGGAAAACCTGGTCGACCTGCAGCAGAAGATAAATGAAACCAATGCGGACTTTGGCGTGGCGTTTGATGGCGATGCTGACCGGATGTTCCTGGTCGACAAATTCGGGCGTCAACTTGGCGGCGATATGACCACTGCTTTGGTCTCCAAGTCGCTCCTGCAAAAACATCCCGGCGAAACAATTCTGTACAATCTTATCTGCTCGCACGCGGTCCCTGAAATGGTGACCAAAATGGGTGGCACTGCCATCAAAACCAAAGTTGGACACGCTATCATCAAACCGTTGATGAAGAAATACAACGCCATCTTCGGCGGCGAACACTCCGGCCATTTCTATTTCCGTGACAACTGGTTCGCCGATTCCGGCCTGATCGCCATGCTCGTCTGCCTGGAGCTGATCTCCGTAGAAGACCGCCTGTTGCATGACATGGTCAAAGAGATTGACCCCTATGTCCGCTCGGGTGAGATCAACAGCCGGGTCGATTCCATCCCGGAAAAGATCGAGCAGATCAAACAGGCGTTCGCCAAGGGGAAACAGGAGACGATCGATGGTCTCACTGTCGAGTTCCCCACTTACTGGTTTAATCTCCGGGCATCCAATACCGAGCCGCTCATCCGCCTCAATGTCGAGGCGAACGACCGGCATATCCTCGAAGACAAAACGGCGGAGATTCTCTCAATAATCAGGTCGTAA
- a CDS encoding response regulator, whose protein sequence is MEKFKANVLVVDDDPMLLGLLVDTLETIGYQVTGAQGGVAALDCLTNHSFDLMVTDIKMPDIDGIQLLKKVRRHYPGMPVLFITGYASPEMIGEASPDGFLAKPFRIQHIEALIEQTLAKKSGLTARSVRKILLVDHDDDFRSSLADALNYSQYIPFSATDEAEAMQEMEHGTFAAVIADVADPHFDGHKLTIKLRERYPNIPVIAVGADDPSLLNDNEQPSLYAGYLQKPFKLGSILEMLDKLPRSDS, encoded by the coding sequence ATGGAAAAGTTCAAAGCGAATGTGCTCGTGGTCGATGATGACCCAATGCTCCTGGGGCTGCTGGTAGATACTCTGGAAACGATCGGCTATCAGGTCACCGGGGCGCAGGGGGGAGTGGCCGCCCTCGATTGTCTGACCAACCACAGCTTTGACTTGATGGTGACTGATATCAAAATGCCGGATATCGACGGCATTCAACTGCTCAAGAAAGTCCGCCGCCATTATCCCGGCATGCCGGTGCTCTTCATTACCGGCTATGCCTCACCGGAAATGATCGGCGAGGCATCTCCCGATGGTTTCCTCGCCAAGCCGTTCCGCATACAACATATCGAAGCACTCATCGAACAAACGCTGGCCAAGAAATCCGGCCTGACCGCGCGCTCCGTCCGCAAGATCCTTCTGGTCGATCACGATGATGACTTTCGCTCGAGCCTAGCCGACGCCCTCAACTACAGCCAGTATATCCCGTTCTCTGCCACCGATGAAGCTGAAGCAATGCAGGAGATGGAGCATGGTACCTTTGCGGCTGTTATCGCTGATGTTGCCGACCCGCACTTCGATGGCCACAAGCTGACCATCAAACTTCGCGAGCGCTATCCGAATATCCCGGTCATTGCGGTCGGCGCCGATGATCCTTCGCTTTTGAACGACAACGAGCAACCGTCTCTTTATGCCGGCTACTTGCAGAAGCCGTTCAAACTTGGATCAATTTTGGAAATGCTGGATAAACTCCCCCGCTCTGACTCGTAG
- a CDS encoding YraN family protein, whose product MPSSSDRRKSGNRRAVGRRYEDAAAQFLIQRGFEILDKNYQAGHKEIDLVVSKPGVIVFVEVKAARSNAFGHPAEWVSARKIRLLTQAAQVYLDEMKIVGRDIRFDVICFVKGELEYFPGAFEGVE is encoded by the coding sequence ATGCCCTCTTCGAGTGACAGACGGAAATCCGGCAATCGACGGGCGGTCGGACGACGGTACGAAGATGCGGCGGCGCAGTTCCTCATTCAACGCGGTTTCGAAATCCTCGACAAGAATTATCAGGCGGGACACAAAGAGATCGATCTGGTTGTCTCCAAACCGGGCGTGATCGTCTTTGTCGAAGTCAAGGCGGCGCGGTCGAATGCGTTTGGGCATCCGGCAGAGTGGGTCAGTGCGCGGAAGATCCGATTGCTGACGCAGGCGGCGCAGGTTTATCTCGACGAGATGAAGATAGTCGGGCGGGATATTCGGTTTGATGTGATCTGTTTTGTGAAGGGGGAGCTGGAGTATTTCCCGGGGGCGTTTGAGGGGGTGGAGTAA
- a CDS encoding ribonuclease HII, with amino-acid sequence MNRRKDQLVEMIDLTGIEENLYAMGHQAICGVDEVGRGPLAGPVVAAAVILPRGVEIPGIDDSKKLTHEKREKLCQLIFDAQIPCAIGIIDSETIDKVNILRASLLAMRKAVSELSLTPDCLLVDGTYCIPNLKQAQYAIIGGDARVKSIGAASIIAKVTRDRIMEKYQEIYPQFSFAVHKGYPTPQHLAELEEHGPCAIHRRSFGPVQRRIEQYALFE; translated from the coding sequence ATGAACAGACGTAAAGACCAGCTTGTCGAGATGATCGATCTTACCGGTATCGAAGAGAACCTGTATGCTATGGGGCACCAGGCGATCTGCGGAGTCGACGAGGTGGGACGTGGTCCCCTGGCCGGACCGGTCGTGGCGGCGGCGGTGATCCTCCCCCGAGGGGTGGAGATCCCCGGAATCGACGATTCAAAAAAGCTGACCCATGAAAAACGGGAGAAGCTCTGCCAGCTCATTTTCGATGCGCAGATCCCCTGCGCGATAGGGATCATTGACAGCGAAACAATCGACAAGGTGAATATACTCCGGGCAAGTTTGCTGGCGATGCGGAAAGCGGTCAGCGAGCTGAGCCTGACACCGGACTGTCTGCTGGTGGATGGGACATATTGTATTCCGAATCTGAAGCAGGCGCAGTATGCGATCATCGGCGGCGACGCGCGGGTGAAGTCGATCGGGGCGGCCTCGATCATCGCGAAGGTTACGCGCGACCGGATCATGGAGAAATACCAGGAGATCTATCCCCAGTTCTCCTTTGCAGTGCATAAAGGATATCCGACCCCGCAACATCTGGCGGAGCTGGAAGAGCATGGTCCCTGCGCGATCCACCGTCGGTCATTCGGCCCGGTGCAGCGTCGAATCGAACAGTATGCCCTCTTCGAGTGA
- a CDS encoding RsmD family RNA methyltransferase: MTTQEKQFEFNIIAGSLKGRKIITPNLGITRPPLSRLRKSIFDYLMPYITDSRYLDLYSGTGSYLFEAVSRGAAEATGVELDPRLSDAINRQAEKFGVADQLHCLTEDVFDAVPRLHKEGRVFDIIMIAPPQYVGLVDRTLELFRHYPLFTEDTKIICQHDTSELKVLLFDVLPIDQQRKYGHTTFTILRPPVK, from the coding sequence ATGACCACACAGGAAAAGCAGTTCGAGTTTAATATCATCGCCGGCTCTCTCAAGGGGCGGAAGATCATTACCCCGAATCTCGGCATCACCCGCCCGCCGCTCAGTCGCCTTCGCAAATCTATCTTTGATTACCTGATGCCGTACATCACCGATTCCCGCTATCTCGATCTCTATTCCGGCACCGGCTCCTACCTGTTTGAGGCAGTCTCGCGCGGGGCGGCCGAGGCTACCGGGGTCGAACTTGATCCCAGACTCTCCGATGCCATCAATCGTCAAGCGGAGAAATTCGGCGTCGCCGACCAACTCCACTGTTTGACTGAGGATGTTTTTGATGCTGTCCCCCGCCTGCATAAAGAGGGGAGAGTCTTTGATATTATCATGATCGCCCCACCGCAATATGTCGGCCTGGTGGACCGCACGCTCGAACTCTTCCGCCACTATCCGCTGTTCACCGAGGATACCAAGATCATCTGCCAGCATGACACCTCGGAGCTAAAAGTGCTTTTGTTTGATGTCCTCCCGATCGACCAGCAGCGCAAATACGGCCACACGACCTTCACCATCCTCCGCCCCCCGGTGAAATAA
- a CDS encoding SIR2 family protein: MSEDKRTKVCFLLGAGFSIPADLPRTQDITTRIMTGEGMMRHSDANYYFGRPMYEHMGWSDDGLSRVLPFLNLVRNRIANYYAKYSPDHEINYEEVLYALQQIYDDEMGEYENPLLMEVQNDLRAQSASMLKANDHPLESEWTYDQLLRESLNYGHDVVWHELEQKPRKSLNYMCALSTSFTDESIRIMAVYTLNHDLLLEEHLRESSVPFNDGEVEFDSHLRLWSIENYYESKGIPILHLHGHVRLYRVNYYTKNRRRTVYGRPVGWDSIHTHHITDQEYFMLPDGRPEILAGTTNKLLEYQGGIYADMQMHFYNSLRSCEFIVACGYGFRDKGINTKILEWLYNDSARRLVIIHPKPSDLRRESRSAISQRWDELVARQQLQTIDSCIEMVVWSDVRRLICA; encoded by the coding sequence ATGTCAGAAGATAAACGGACAAAGGTTTGTTTCTTGCTGGGAGCGGGGTTCTCCATTCCAGCAGATCTCCCCCGGACCCAGGACATTACTACTCGTATTATGACTGGCGAGGGCATGATGCGGCACAGTGATGCCAACTACTATTTCGGAAGACCAATGTATGAGCACATGGGCTGGTCGGACGATGGGTTGAGCAGAGTCTTACCTTTTCTGAACCTGGTGCGGAACAGAATAGCCAACTACTATGCTAAGTATAGTCCTGACCACGAAATCAACTACGAGGAAGTCCTCTACGCCCTGCAACAGATCTATGACGACGAAATGGGCGAATACGAGAATCCACTATTGATGGAGGTTCAAAATGACTTGAGGGCCCAGTCTGCTTCAATGCTGAAGGCCAATGACCATCCACTAGAATCTGAATGGACCTACGACCAACTACTTCGCGAGTCCCTCAATTATGGACATGATGTAGTATGGCATGAACTCGAACAGAAGCCTCGAAAGAGCCTGAATTACATGTGTGCGTTGAGTACGTCTTTCACAGACGAGAGCATTCGAATTATGGCGGTATACACCTTGAATCACGACTTGCTGCTGGAGGAGCACCTAAGAGAGAGTTCAGTTCCATTCAATGATGGCGAAGTGGAGTTTGATTCCCACTTACGCTTATGGTCGATTGAAAACTACTACGAGTCAAAGGGCATCCCAATCCTACATCTTCACGGCCATGTGCGTCTGTATCGAGTAAACTACTACACGAAAAACCGCCGGCGAACTGTATATGGTAGGCCAGTCGGTTGGGACTCGATTCATACACACCATATAACCGACCAAGAGTACTTCATGCTCCCAGATGGAAGACCTGAAATCCTCGCCGGCACAACTAACAAACTCCTCGAATATCAGGGTGGGATTTACGCTGACATGCAAATGCACTTCTATAACTCCCTTAGAAGTTGCGAGTTTATAGTTGCATGTGGTTACGGCTTTAGAGACAAAGGTATCAACACCAAAATACTCGAGTGGTTGTACAACGATTCGGCCCGCAGATTAGTAATAATTCATCCTAAGCCATCTGATCTCCGTCGAGAGTCACGTTCAGCAATTAGTCAGAGGTGGGACGAACTCGTTGCACGGCAGCAACTGCAAACAATTGATTCGTGTATTGAAATGGTGGTCTGGTCAGATGTTAGGAGATTGATATGTGCTTAG
- the rplS gene encoding 50S ribosomal protein L19, with amino-acid sequence MKQIAIIEKSYMRDDYPKFAPGDTIKVHVKIKEGDKERIQVFQGTVIGMRGSGTGATFTVRKMSSGIGVERIFPYCSPNIAKIEHIRSGQVRRAKLYYLRNLTGKSARIKEDMADNTKE; translated from the coding sequence ATGAAACAGATCGCCATTATTGAAAAGAGTTATATGCGCGATGATTACCCGAAGTTCGCTCCGGGTGACACGATCAAAGTGCATGTGAAGATCAAAGAGGGAGACAAGGAGCGAATCCAGGTTTTCCAGGGGACGGTTATCGGGATGCGTGGTTCCGGTACGGGAGCGACCTTCACGGTTCGCAAGATGTCCTCGGGTATCGGGGTGGAGCGTATCTTCCCGTACTGCTCGCCGAATATCGCGAAGATCGAGCATATTCGTTCCGGACAGGTCCGTCGCGCGAAGTTGTATTATTTGCGCAATCTGACGGGTAAGTCGGCGCGTATTAAAGAGGATATGGCTGACAATACGAAAGAGTAA
- the trmD gene encoding tRNA (guanosine(37)-N1)-methyltransferase TrmD, which produces MQFAIVTLFPDYFSLSLQQSLLGKARDKGLFDIEIVNPREFAQDKHHTVDDTPFGGGGGMVMKVEPIDLALQKLGYRHRAQGEPPSEKDRIILTSAAGHQFNQEMAIRYSLCDRITIICGHYLGVDERLLELYEMDEVSIGDYILTGGEPAAAVMVDSVARLIPKVLGNFESALNDSYMNDMLGSPCYTRPAEYAGIGVPEILQQGNHEAIRKYRRMEAIKKCLRHRPELLAGAGLDNAELKMVEQLKKEIKNRE; this is translated from the coding sequence ATGCAGTTTGCGATAGTCACGCTTTTTCCGGACTACTTTAGTCTGTCGCTGCAGCAATCCTTGCTCGGCAAGGCGCGTGACAAAGGGCTCTTTGACATCGAGATCGTAAATCCGCGGGAGTTCGCGCAGGATAAACATCACACGGTCGACGACACACCGTTTGGCGGTGGCGGCGGGATGGTGATGAAAGTCGAACCGATCGACCTCGCGCTGCAGAAGCTGGGATACCGACATCGAGCCCAGGGTGAGCCGCCTTCAGAGAAGGATAGGATCATTCTGACCTCGGCAGCGGGACATCAGTTCAATCAGGAGATGGCGATACGCTATTCCCTGTGCGACCGGATCACCATCATCTGCGGGCATTATCTGGGAGTCGATGAACGGCTGCTGGAGCTGTACGAGATGGATGAGGTTTCGATCGGAGACTATATCCTGACGGGCGGCGAGCCAGCGGCGGCGGTGATGGTTGACTCAGTCGCGAGATTGATCCCGAAAGTGCTCGGGAATTTCGAGTCGGCGCTGAATGATTCGTACATGAATGACATGCTCGGCTCTCCCTGCTACACTCGACCGGCGGAATATGCCGGGATCGGGGTGCCGGAGATATTGCAGCAGGGGAATCATGAAGCGATACGGAAGTATCGACGGATGGAAGCGATCAAAAAGTGTCTGCGTCATCGGCCGGAACTTCTGGCGGGGGCGGGTCTCGATAACGCGGAGTTAAAGATGGTTGAACAGTTGAAAAAAGAGATTAAGAATAGAGAGTGA
- the rimM gene encoding 16S rRNA processing protein RimM, with amino-acid sequence MKEELITVGKLGKTRGLHGELYVTPLTDFPDRFLDLTEIFVGNRGVWEKMKIISSRLVGGRPVLGFESFTTPEASARLTNRELAVPRDQVVDLPEDMYYVFEIIGCAVYSDAGGAQLGELVDVEHYPANDAYVVRMTDGSRRMLPATKQAIKTVDLQAKRMVVDADSLLEFE; translated from the coding sequence GTGAAAGAGGAATTGATCACAGTCGGGAAACTGGGGAAAACGCGCGGTCTCCATGGTGAGCTGTACGTCACCCCGCTGACCGACTTTCCGGATCGATTCCTCGACCTGACCGAGATCTTTGTCGGCAATCGGGGTGTCTGGGAGAAGATGAAGATCATCTCCTCCCGGTTGGTGGGCGGACGGCCGGTGTTAGGCTTTGAGTCTTTCACCACTCCCGAGGCCTCGGCACGATTGACCAACCGTGAGTTAGCGGTGCCGCGCGACCAGGTAGTCGATCTGCCGGAAGATATGTATTACGTGTTTGAGATCATCGGCTGCGCCGTGTATAGCGACGCAGGCGGCGCGCAATTAGGTGAACTGGTGGATGTGGAGCATTATCCGGCGAACGACGCGTATGTCGTACGGATGACGGATGGCTCCCGCCGGATGCTTCCGGCGACCAAGCAGGCGATCAAAACGGTCGACCTGCAGGCAAAACGGATGGTTGTAGATGCGGACAGTCTGCTGGAATTCGAGTAG
- a CDS encoding KH domain-containing protein produces MRDFLEYVVRALVDRPDAVTINEVEGSRTTVYELRVGQGDLGKVIGKNGQTARSLRTLLGAVSARQGKRAVLEILE; encoded by the coding sequence ATGAGGGATTTCCTTGAGTATGTCGTCCGGGCGCTGGTGGATCGTCCCGATGCCGTGACGATCAATGAAGTTGAAGGCAGTCGCACGACCGTGTATGAATTGAGAGTCGGACAGGGTGATCTCGGTAAGGTTATCGGGAAGAACGGTCAGACGGCACGGTCGCTCCGCACGCTGTTGGGCGCAGTTTCGGCGCGCCAAGGAAAGCGGGCGGTTCTGGAGATCCTGGAGTAG
- the rpsP gene encoding 30S ribosomal protein S16 — MAVHIRLRRMGSMKRPFYRIVAADSRTARNGAFLEILGTYNPITKPAKVEIEEKKVTKWLENGAVPSDTVRTLLKQVGFSSKAQRAKKGEDVSGTVLNKTIKERPKKTRKMKKASATAEAAK; from the coding sequence TTGGCGGTTCACATTAGACTTCGCCGTATGGGCTCGATGAAGCGCCCATTTTATCGTATCGTCGCCGCGGACTCGCGGACCGCGCGTAATGGCGCGTTCCTGGAGATCCTCGGGACGTACAACCCGATCACCAAACCGGCTAAGGTGGAGATCGAGGAGAAGAAAGTAACGAAGTGGCTGGAAAACGGCGCAGTGCCGAGCGACACGGTCCGGACTCTGCTGAAGCAGGTCGGGTTCTCGTCGAAAGCTCAGCGCGCTAAGAAGGGTGAAGATGTTTCCGGGACGGTCCTGAATAAGACCATCAAGGAACGTCCGAAAAAGACCCGAAAGATGAAAAAAGCTTCGGCAACGGCTGAAGCGGCCAAGTAA